One window from the genome of Diospyros lotus cultivar Yz01 chromosome 11, ASM1463336v1, whole genome shotgun sequence encodes:
- the LOC127813165 gene encoding uncharacterized protein LOC127813165 codes for MGSFMGHVLPGTLFLVIGLWHIWSSVVRFASNPKSFRVRIWNPVPGFDGRIKYLEIYIVAIGAFIDLCIELLYSTHLKFFVNGILNPSHLNDFEHSGMLLMFFIFGVVTLLSEKTSFLPLAEGALCLIAATAFCAEYVLFYFHSTTHKGLEGYYHLLLVLLIALCILSTVAGALFPTSFPVDLCSGIAITLQGLWFYQTAFTLYGPMMPDGCQLKENEILCKTMDYQVQGELLASFQLFAIVFGVLVMVVLSYIYAASRSEHLDLRSLEAAGDQLEEIKVSNAFVVQD; via the exons ATGGGTTCTTTCATGGGTCATGTTCTGCCAGGAACCTTGTTTCTTGTGATTGGGCTGTGGCACATTTGGAGCTCTGTGGTCCGGTTTGCATCAAACCCCAAATCCTTTCGGGTAAGGATTTGGAATCCGGTGCCAGGGTTTGATGGTAGGATTAAGTATTTGGAGATTTACATTGTGGCAATTGGTGCTTTTATTGATCTGTGCATAGAACTTTTGTATTCAACCCATCTCAAGTTCTTTGTGAATGGTATCTTGAACCCCTCCCACCTGAACGATTTTGAGCACTCGGGAATGCTTCTCATGTTCTTCATCTTCGGGGTCGTCACTCTGCTCTCAGAGAAAACCAG CTTTCTTCCCTTGGCAGAAGGAGCTCTGTGCTTGATTGCCGCCACAGCATTCTGTGCAGAGTACGTCTTGTTCTACTTTCATTCAACCACTCACAAAGGCCTCGAGGGATACTACCATCTTCTCCTTGTCCTACTAATAGCACTCTGCATTTTGTCCACTGTTGCGGGAGCCCTCTTCCCAACCAGCTTCCCTGTTGATCTGTGTAGTGGCATTGCAATTACTCTCCAAGGTCTCTGGTTCTATCAAACTGCGTTTACTCTTTACGGCCCCATGATGCCTGATGGTTGTCAACTcaaggaaaatgaaattttatgcaAGACAATGGACTACCAGGTCCAAGGCGAGTTGCTTGCTAGCTTCCAGCTGTTTGCCATTGTGTTTGGTGTCCTTGTTATGGTTGTCCTGTCATACATTTATGCAGCTTCAAGATCCGAGCATCTGGATCTGAGAAGCTTGGAGGCAGCAGGGGATCAACTTGAGGAGATTAAG GTTTCTAATGCTTTTGTGGTGCAAGATTGA
- the LOC127813166 gene encoding uncharacterized protein LOC127813166, with the protein MGSFIGHILPGTLFFVVGIWHVWSAVFRYVSNPKLFRVRVWNPVPGFDGKLKHLELYIIVVGGFIDLCIELLVATQLKFFVHGVLDSSHMNNFEHSGMLFMFLIFGAVTLLSEKTSFLPLPEGALCLIAATSFCAEYLLFYFHSTTHQGLEGYYHVILVLLIALCILSSVAGTLFPTTFPVDLCSGIGITLQGLWFYQTAFTLYGPMMPVGCQLKGDKISCHSMENQVQGELLANFQLFVIVLGVLVAVVASYWFAAARFGHSDLRSFHAAED; encoded by the exons atggggTCTTTCATAGGGCATATTCTTCCAGGGACATTATTTTTTGTGGTTGGGATATGGCATGTGTGGAGCGCAGTGTTCCGATATGTGTCGAACCCCAAACTTTTTCGGGTTAGGGTTTGGAATCCTGTGCCTGGTTTTGACGGAAAGCTTAAGCACTTGGAGCTTTACATTATAGTGGTTGGTGGTTTCATTGACTTGTGTATAGAGCTTCTGGTTGCTACCCAACTCAAATTCTTCGTTCACGGTGTCTTGGACTCATCTCACATGAACAATTTCGAGCATTCTGGCATGCTTTTCATGTTCTTAATCTTTGGTGCCGTTACCCTGCTCTCCGAGAAAACCAG CTTTCTTCCCTTGCCTGAAGGAGCTTTGTGCTTGATTGCAGCCACTTCATTCTGTGCAGAGTATCTTCTATTCTACTTCCACTCGACTACCCACCAGGGCCTTGAGGGATACTACCACGTGATCCTTGTCCTCCTAATAGCCCTCTGCATTTTATCATCTGTTGCAGGAACGCTCTTTCCAACTACCTTCCCTGTCGATCTGTGTAGCGGCATTGGTATAACGCTGCAAGGCCTCTGGTTCTATCAGACTGCTTTTACTCTGTACGGGCCAATGATGCCAGTTGGTTGCCAACTCAAAGGAGATAAGATCTCATGTCACTCAATGGAGAACCAAGTTCAAGGCGAGCTGCTTGCTAATTTCCAACTATTTGTGATTGTGCTTGGTGTCCTTGTTGCAGTTGTTGCATCATACTGGTTTGCGGCTGCGAGGTTTGGTCATTCTGATCTCAGAAGTTTTCATGCAGCTGAGGATTGA